The Ahaetulla prasina isolate Xishuangbanna chromosome 4, ASM2864084v1, whole genome shotgun sequence genome has a window encoding:
- the LOC131196624 gene encoding uncharacterized protein LOC131196624 has translation MKPLGEIISGFGVRYQLYADDTQLYFSTPGHPNEGVEVLSRCVEAVRVWMGRNRLKLNPSKTEWLWIPAPRFSQLQPRLTVGGELLAPKDRVRNLGVLLDEQLSFEDHLTAVSRGAFHQVRLVRQLRPFLDRDALCTVTHALVTSCLDYCNALYMGLPLKCTRRLQLVQNAAARVIEGAPRSSHITPLLRRLHWLPVAFRVHFKVLVTTFKALHGLGPGYLRDRLLLPHASHQPVRSHREGLLRVPSAKQCRLAAPRGRSFSVGAPTLWNELPPGLCQIPDLRTFRRELKTHLLIRAGLA, from the coding sequence atgaagccgttgggtgagatcatcagtggctttggggtgagataccagctgtacgctgatgacacccagctgtacttttccaccccaggccaccccaatgaaggtgttgaagtgctgtcccgatgcgtggaagccgtacgggtctggatggggagaaacaggctcaagcttaatccctccaagacagagtggctgtggataccggcaccccgattcagtcagctgcagccgcggctgactgttggaggcgagttattggccccaaaggatagggtgcgcaacttaggtgtcctcctggatgaacagctgtcgtttgaagatcatttgacggccgtctccaggggggccttccaccaggttcgcctggttcggcagttgcgccccttccttgatcgggatgccttgtgcacggtcactcatgcgctcgttacctcttgcttggattattgtaatgctctctacatggggctccccttgaagtgcactcggaggcttcagttagtccagaatgcagctgcgcgggtgatagagggagctccgcgtagctcccatataacaccgctcctgcgcagactgcactggctacctgtggcctttcgagtgcactttaaggttttggttactacctttaaagcgctccatggcttagggcctgggtacttacgggaccgcctgctgttaccacatgcctcccaccaacccgtacgctctcacagagagggacttctcagggtgccgtccgccaagcaatgtcggctggcggcccccaggggaaggtccttctctgtgggggctcccacactctggaacgaacttcccccgggtttatgccaaatacctgaccttcggacattccgtcgcgaactgaagacacatcttttaattcgtgcggggctggcttaa